In Romboutsia lituseburensis, a genomic segment contains:
- a CDS encoding (Fe-S)-binding protein, protein MYLESIDLSFIQPCTTDSKRIRIKANVSRNIRDIFPYLNTYLKTGIYNKKANTFVFNKEHKIITMFEDNINVAKLINETEAFEVLDYIKDIINEVDEKRDKITPSDELRKLPSPIEAYAYLPKLNCKKCGQETCLAFATKLIKGECKLKRCLHLYENGNKSNIEKLEDMVLLLGYEL, encoded by the coding sequence ATGTATTTAGAAAGTATTGATTTAAGTTTTATCCAACCATGCACAACAGATTCAAAAAGAATAAGAATAAAGGCCAATGTATCAAGAAATATAAGAGATATATTTCCTTACTTAAATACATATTTAAAAACAGGAATTTATAATAAAAAAGCCAATACATTTGTGTTTAACAAGGAACATAAAATTATAACTATGTTTGAAGATAATATAAATGTAGCAAAACTAATAAATGAAACAGAAGCATTTGAAGTATTAGATTATATAAAAGATATTATTAATGAAGTTGATGAAAAAAGAGATAAGATAACTCCATCTGATGAACTTAGAAAATTACCTAGTCCAATAGAAGCTTATGCATATTTACCTAAGTTGAATTGCAAAAAATGTGGTCAAGAAACTTGTTTAGCATTTGCAACCAAATTAATAAAAGGTGAGTGTAAATTAAAGCGATGCTTGCATTTGTATGAAAATGGAAATAAAAGTAACATAGAAAAATTAGAAGATATGGTTTTACTACTTGGGTATGAATTGTAA
- a CDS encoding TrkA family potassium uptake protein has protein sequence MYIIIAGCGRIGSNLAKDLLDDGHDLVIVDRDKQKLDLLGTGLNATRILGIEYDLDILREAGIENADVFLALTQNDSINITACQVAKDIFKVNTVIAKVADVSKEHIYKSLNIQYINPIKLGIDDLKSRI, from the coding sequence ATGTACATCATAATAGCAGGATGTGGTAGAATTGGCTCAAACTTAGCTAAAGACTTATTAGATGATGGGCATGATCTAGTAATAGTTGACAGAGATAAACAAAAGTTGGATTTGTTAGGTACGGGACTAAATGCAACAAGAATACTTGGAATCGAGTACGACTTAGATATTTTAAGAGAGGCAGGGATAGAAAATGCAGATGTATTTTTAGCACTAACGCAAAATGACAGTATAAATATAACTGCATGTCAGGTAGCAAAGGATATATTTAAAGTAAATACTGTTATAGCAAAAGTAGCAGATGTAAGCAAAGAGCATATTTATAAATCATTAAATATACAATATATAAATCCTATAAAATTAGGTATTGATGATTTAAAAAGCAGAATTTAA
- a CDS encoding potassium channel family protein, with amino-acid sequence MKVIVIGGGKVGFYLINTLKNKKHDVTLIEKDKDLCEKISDQVDIDIINGDGTDIDVLKDADIDVADVVAAVTGKDEENLVICQVVKNNFNIQHTIARVNNPKNQQLFKTLGVDSTVCSTQVITNLIDWECESEKIRILQIFERGETILAEVDIDKKASWCDKLVKNLDIPVNCVLVSVFRDGEVIYPKGDTLIKENDKIVLVTDSNNMTNEDGKNYSKLEKALFRH; translated from the coding sequence ATGAAAGTTATAGTAATTGGTGGAGGTAAAGTTGGATTTTATCTTATAAATACACTGAAAAATAAAAAGCATGATGTTACTTTAATAGAAAAAGATAAGGATTTATGCGAAAAAATATCTGATCAAGTTGATATAGATATAATAAATGGAGATGGAACAGATATAGATGTATTAAAAGACGCAGATATAGACGTAGCAGATGTTGTAGCGGCAGTTACAGGAAAAGATGAGGAGAACTTAGTTATTTGCCAGGTTGTTAAAAATAATTTTAATATACAACATACTATAGCTAGGGTTAATAACCCTAAAAATCAACAGTTATTTAAGACTTTAGGAGTAGACAGTACGGTTTGTAGTACTCAAGTAATAACTAACTTAATTGATTGGGAGTGTGAAAGTGAAAAAATAAGGATATTACAAATATTTGAAAGAGGAGAAACAATATTAGCTGAAGTAGATATAGACAAAAAGGCATCATGGTGCGATAAACTAGTTAAAAACTTAGATATACCAGTTAACTGTGTATTAGTATCTGTATTTAGGGACGGGGAGGTAATATATCCTAAGGGCGATACTCTGATAAAAGAAAATGATAAGATTGTTTTAGTAACAGATAGTAATAATATGACAAATGAAGATGGTAAGAATTATTCGAAGTTAGAAAAAGCATTATTTAGACATTAG
- a CDS encoding TrkH family potassium uptake protein encodes MKAAKRNINDVKVISYYTGYIVIGTALLMLIPILTSIILKEYEPLLDFIISINISLIIGFGLILIGNTNKDKIYMEWKHGLIAASLSWILLMILCAIPYYLSGHMKSFLDACFDVISGFTTTGVFLLQDIDHLSVSLNLWRHILTFVGGQGMVVLAIMFLSSKTQGAYKMYVGEGKDVELAPNTRNTTRLIWIISLLYFAIGTFVLWINGMFIGLKPMRSLYHAACIFVSAWSTGGFSPMSQNMLYYHSFSYEIVTVIFLVLGALNFGLHYAIWKGNKKEIYKNIEIQTFTATILLTSFFIVKGLARLNVYPDATAIFRKGVYGLLSAHTTTGFMNLYARQFALEWGDFAILVMIIAMLFGGCACSTAGGFKALRIGIVFKGFIADIKRSLISDRRVKTFKYHHLKEHTLDSDVVKSSALIIILYMILFLGGTMLGCYYGYPMLDSAFESASVTGNVGLSIGITSITMPNPLKVYYIIAMYLGRLEFMAAFALIGFAIGGIKKLCIRK; translated from the coding sequence ATGAAAGCGGCTAAAAGAAATATAAATGATGTTAAGGTTATAAGCTACTATACAGGATATATAGTTATAGGAACAGCTCTTCTTATGCTAATACCTATATTAACTTCAATAATTTTAAAAGAATATGAACCATTGCTTGATTTTATTATAAGTATAAATATATCGCTTATAATAGGGTTTGGCCTAATACTAATAGGAAATACAAATAAAGATAAAATATATATGGAATGGAAGCACGGATTAATAGCTGCTTCCCTTTCATGGATACTACTTATGATACTTTGTGCAATACCATATTATTTAAGTGGCCATATGAAATCTTTTCTAGATGCATGTTTTGATGTTATAAGTGGATTTACAACAACGGGAGTATTTTTACTTCAAGATATAGACCATTTAAGTGTAAGTTTAAATTTATGGAGACATATCTTAACTTTTGTTGGTGGCCAAGGTATGGTTGTACTTGCAATAATGTTTTTATCTTCAAAAACTCAAGGAGCTTACAAAATGTATGTTGGAGAAGGTAAGGATGTTGAATTAGCACCAAACACAAGAAATACAACAAGATTGATATGGATAATAAGTTTATTGTATTTTGCAATAGGGACTTTTGTACTATGGATAAATGGTATGTTTATAGGTCTTAAACCTATGAGATCTCTTTATCATGCAGCATGTATATTTGTATCTGCATGGAGTACTGGAGGGTTTTCACCAATGAGCCAGAATATGTTATATTACCACAGTTTCTCTTATGAAATAGTAACGGTAATATTCCTTGTACTTGGGGCATTAAACTTTGGACTTCACTATGCTATATGGAAGGGTAATAAAAAAGAAATTTATAAAAATATAGAAATTCAAACTTTTACAGCTACAATATTGCTTACTTCATTCTTTATAGTAAAAGGATTAGCTAGACTTAATGTATATCCTGATGCAACTGCTATATTTAGAAAAGGTGTATATGGATTATTATCAGCTCACACTACAACAGGATTTATGAATTTATACGCAAGACAGTTCGCTCTAGAATGGGGAGATTTTGCTATACTAGTAATGATAATTGCAATGTTATTTGGTGGATGTGCTTGCTCTACTGCAGGAGGATTTAAAGCTCTTAGAATAGGTATTGTATTTAAAGGATTTATAGCAGATATTAAAAGAAGCTTAATTTCAGACAGAAGAGTAAAAACTTTTAAATACCATCACCTAAAAGAACACACTTTAGACAGTGATGTAGTAAAATCTAGTGCTTTGATAATTATACTTTATATGATTTTATTCTTAGGAGGAACAATGCTTGGATGTTACTATGGATATCCAATGTTAGACTCAGCCTTTGAGTCAGCATCAGTAACGGGAAATGTTGGTTTATCAATAGGTATAACTTCAATTACAATGCCAAACCCTCTTAAAGTATATTATATTATAGCAATGTATTTAGGTAGACTAGAGTTTATGGCAGCCTTTGCATTAATAGGATTTGCTATTGGAGGAATAAAAAAATTATGTATAAGAAAATAA
- a CDS encoding bifunctional diguanylate cyclase/phosphodiesterase, translating into MRLFFWIQVLITCVVFIVSSRVDFNHISFLGGNDIYVLTNVIWNLQILTSIIYTTKKIKNTNEIHKILLSILSIMYLLSTIDLVSILLSIHIKQEFPVFIDYLLIIIFFASTSYYLIKLIKYISKYKIFYIVLRDSLIAFIPIAILFFDSLDNMFLITFLKSYFLKSENVKIIFSNLEQISMIFYGFFVMLLFMFSIYKKKFRKASSVLLASFFVSNFIYYSSYMLKILDPKSAYILHLSLNNFIHIILHLIFLYYLIKDQYINEEYIDDEHTQINNKITNTFLGIIPILFLLLYLYVSKFIDSSILPYKYINVTIISILLLIFRDTLVLDKNIKLLKGIKKQSKLDYLCKIYNRIGFNSASKSFTNNYTLFFFDIRKFKDINDIYGHESGDNALIFVANLLKSISKDINKETLFCRYGGDEFIFIINSIDKDDIDNLSSHFNKKRYMNSPNNDCEICIELDVGYSINTTSKDVLRVVQEADYAMYVSKKNANGAVVEFENKLKDEFDKVNLLKKEFTNDLNNNKIYAVYQPKISINSNKILGYETLCRWNNDILGELNPSDFLPVIESMGNMNILDVYIFEEACKFQNFLSFEGLFQQCSVNISLKTLQNPSTCEKIIEIAQNYNINPQNITLEILESITSKNNLYVLERIKTLSDFGFLISIDDFGTEYSSLSKLFNIKFDEIKIPIDFVKEINNVVQFNVVKYIANLANELNIKTVVEGIENETQLKIFKLLNFDSAQGFYFSKPLKTKDYIVFYKNFQK; encoded by the coding sequence ATGCGTTTATTTTTTTGGATTCAAGTATTAATTACATGTGTGGTTTTTATAGTTTCTAGTAGGGTAGATTTTAATCATATTTCTTTTTTAGGTGGAAATGATATCTATGTTTTAACCAACGTAATATGGAATTTACAAATTTTAACATCTATTATATATACTACAAAGAAAATTAAAAATACTAATGAAATTCATAAAATTTTACTTAGTATTTTATCTATCATGTACTTACTTTCTACTATAGACTTAGTATCAATACTACTTTCTATACATATAAAACAAGAATTTCCAGTATTTATTGACTATTTACTTATAATAATATTTTTTGCAAGTACTTCATATTATTTAATTAAATTAATTAAATACATATCCAAATATAAAATATTTTATATTGTATTAAGAGATTCTTTAATTGCATTTATTCCTATTGCTATATTGTTTTTTGATAGTTTAGACAATATGTTTTTAATTACATTTTTAAAATCTTATTTTCTTAAATCTGAAAATGTCAAAATTATTTTTTCAAATTTAGAACAAATATCTATGATATTTTATGGATTTTTTGTTATGCTACTTTTTATGTTTTCAATATATAAAAAGAAATTCAGAAAAGCTAGCTCTGTTTTATTAGCATCTTTCTTTGTTTCAAACTTTATATATTATAGTAGCTATATGCTAAAAATATTAGACCCTAAATCTGCCTATATTCTTCATTTAAGTTTAAACAACTTTATTCATATAATCTTACATCTAATATTTTTATATTACCTTATCAAAGACCAATATATAAATGAAGAGTATATTGACGATGAACATACTCAAATTAATAATAAAATTACTAATACATTTTTAGGTATAATACCTATACTGTTTTTATTATTATATCTTTATGTTTCTAAGTTCATAGATTCTAGCATTTTACCTTATAAATATATTAATGTAACTATAATAAGCATACTTTTACTTATATTTAGAGATACTTTAGTCTTAGATAAGAACATAAAGTTATTAAAAGGTATAAAAAAACAATCTAAGTTAGACTATTTATGTAAAATATATAATAGAATTGGGTTTAACTCAGCCTCTAAATCTTTTACTAATAACTACACTTTATTTTTCTTTGATATAAGAAAATTTAAAGATATAAATGATATTTATGGTCATGAGTCAGGGGATAATGCATTAATATTTGTAGCTAATTTATTAAAGTCTATTTCTAAGGATATAAATAAAGAAACATTATTTTGTAGATACGGTGGAGATGAATTTATATTTATTATAAACTCAATAGACAAAGATGATATAGATAATTTATCTTCACATTTTAATAAAAAAAGATATATGAATTCTCCAAATAATGATTGTGAAATTTGTATAGAATTAGATGTTGGATATAGCATAAATACTACATCTAAAGATGTTTTAAGAGTTGTTCAAGAAGCAGACTACGCTATGTATGTTAGTAAAAAGAATGCTAATGGTGCTGTTGTCGAATTTGAAAATAAATTAAAAGATGAGTTTGATAAAGTTAATTTACTAAAAAAAGAGTTTACAAATGACTTAAATAATAACAAAATATATGCAGTTTATCAACCTAAGATTTCTATTAACTCAAATAAAATTTTAGGATATGAAACTTTATGTAGATGGAATAACGATATATTGGGTGAATTAAATCCTAGTGATTTTTTGCCCGTAATTGAAAGTATGGGTAATATGAACATTTTAGATGTTTATATATTTGAAGAAGCATGTAAGTTTCAAAATTTTCTTTCTTTTGAGGGACTTTTCCAACAGTGTTCCGTAAACATTTCGCTAAAAACGCTTCAAAACCCTAGTACTTGCGAAAAAATCATTGAAATAGCACAAAATTACAACATAAATCCCCAAAATATTACCCTGGAAATACTAGAAAGTATTACGTCTAAAAACAATTTGTATGTATTAGAAAGAATAAAAACTTTAAGTGATTTTGGTTTTTTAATTTCTATAGATGATTTTGGAACTGAATACTCTTCCTTGAGTAAGTTATTTAATATAAAATTTGATGAAATAAAAATTCCTATAGATTTTGTAAAGGAAATTAATAATGTAGTTCAATTTAATGTGGTTAAATACATTGCAAATTTAGCAAATGAGCTTAATATAAAAACAGTTGTTGAAGGAATAGAAAATGAAACTCAACTTAAAATTTTTAAACTTCTAAACTTCGATTCTGCTCAAGGTTTTTATTTTTCTAAACCTTTAAAGACTAAAGATTACATAGTATTTTATAAAAATTTCCAAAAATAA
- a CDS encoding iron-sulfur cluster biosynthesis family protein: MEILITQQAKAELDKLLKNSEHKYIRIVTKRESIFEKGRLDFTFDKKEDDDLLFKAEGYEIVINVKLAAQLQNLTISYGGLLSRDKFTVETDFGLFKY, encoded by the coding sequence ATGGAAATATTAATTACACAACAGGCAAAAGCTGAATTAGATAAATTACTAAAAAACAGCGAGCATAAATATATAAGAATAGTAACAAAAAGAGAATCTATATTTGAAAAAGGTAGATTAGATTTTACATTTGATAAGAAAGAAGACGATGACTTACTTTTTAAAGCAGAGGGATATGAGATAGTAATAAACGTAAAATTAGCTGCTCAATTACAAAACTTAACTATATCTTATGGTGGGCTACTTAGCAGAGATAAATTTACAGTAGAAACTGATTTTGGATTATTCAAATATTAA
- a CDS encoding cation-translocating P-type ATPase, whose translation MDPAWISILISGFPLAWIAIERVVKSFYISSALLITIAMIACIFIGEVFAAGEVAFIMAIGGWLEDKTVDRTKKGITQLLKLVPAKGRKIIYHSDGTLKEEFIDPENIQIDDILRVLPGENIPADGIIEFGQTSIDQSVMTGESLPVDKIKGDKVYTGTINCFGSIDIKVTKSFSDSSLQKMISLVKQAEDNKAPMQRVVDKWSAWFVPTACAIAIITYFITKDITRAVTVLVVFCPCALALSTPTSIVAAIGQATKFGVLIKSGEALESMGQINVVAFDKTGTLTHGNLVVSDIIPINISENELLKSVGSAETRSEHPIGKAIVSFTKTNKIDICEPEEFSMIVGKGVVSKVQNNKILCGNEKLMIEEGINIPEDINSLILSLREQGKAIIITAKQNCIIGIIALSDTIKENANTMINKLSQSGISQTVLLTGDNKKSAEYIGNKVGIKEIKSSLLPEDKVSAIINIQNKGQLICMVGDGVNDAPALKTATVGIAMGTMGSDIAIEAADIAIMGDDISKIEYIKRLSNSTLKTIKFNITIAMLINIIAIILSVLGLLNPVTGALVHNLGSVLVVLNAALLYDRKIA comes from the coding sequence ATTGATCCAGCATGGATATCTATATTAATATCTGGATTTCCACTTGCTTGGATAGCGATTGAAAGAGTTGTTAAAAGTTTTTATATTAGCTCTGCACTACTTATTACTATTGCTATGATAGCATGTATTTTTATAGGAGAGGTCTTTGCAGCAGGTGAAGTTGCATTTATTATGGCTATAGGTGGATGGCTTGAAGATAAAACAGTTGACCGTACTAAAAAAGGAATTACACAACTTTTAAAGCTGGTTCCTGCTAAAGGTAGAAAAATTATTTACCACTCAGATGGAACTTTAAAAGAAGAATTTATAGACCCAGAAAATATTCAAATTGATGATATTCTTAGAGTTTTACCAGGAGAGAATATCCCTGCCGATGGAATAATTGAATTTGGTCAAACATCTATCGATCAATCTGTTATGACTGGAGAATCATTGCCTGTTGATAAAATTAAGGGTGACAAGGTATATACAGGAACAATTAATTGTTTCGGTTCAATAGATATTAAGGTTACAAAGTCTTTTTCTGATTCATCATTGCAAAAAATGATATCACTAGTAAAACAAGCAGAGGATAATAAAGCACCGATGCAAAGAGTTGTAGATAAATGGTCGGCTTGGTTTGTACCAACAGCTTGTGCTATTGCTATTATTACATATTTTATAACAAAAGATATTACACGTGCAGTTACAGTACTTGTAGTATTTTGTCCATGTGCCTTAGCTCTTTCTACACCAACATCTATTGTAGCTGCAATTGGTCAAGCAACGAAATTTGGAGTTTTAATAAAATCTGGTGAAGCACTTGAAAGTATGGGACAAATTAATGTGGTCGCTTTTGATAAAACAGGTACATTAACTCATGGAAATTTAGTTGTTTCAGATATTATCCCTATTAATATCTCAGAAAATGAGTTATTAAAAAGTGTAGGTTCAGCTGAAACCCGTTCAGAGCACCCTATAGGAAAAGCAATAGTATCTTTTACAAAAACAAATAAAATTGATATTTGCGAACCAGAAGAGTTTTCTATGATTGTTGGAAAAGGCGTAGTTTCTAAAGTACAAAATAATAAAATATTATGCGGTAATGAAAAGTTGATGATTGAGGAAGGTATTAATATTCCTGAGGATATTAATAGTTTAATATTATCATTAAGAGAACAAGGAAAAGCTATTATTATTACAGCAAAACAAAATTGTATTATAGGAATTATTGCTCTTTCAGATACGATAAAAGAAAATGCAAATACTATGATAAATAAACTTTCACAAAGTGGAATTTCACAAACTGTACTACTAACTGGAGATAATAAAAAATCTGCTGAGTATATAGGTAATAAAGTTGGAATAAAAGAAATAAAATCATCATTACTTCCAGAAGATAAAGTATCAGCTATAATTAATATACAAAACAAAGGACAGCTAATATGCATGGTTGGGGATGGTGTCAATGATGCGCCTGCCTTAAAAACGGCTACAGTTGGAATCGCAATGGGAACTATGGGAAGTGATATTGCTATTGAAGCCGCTGATATTGCTATAATGGGAGATGATATTAGTAAAATAGAATATATCAAACGACTTTCTAACTCTACATTAAAAACAATTAAGTTTAATATTACTATAGCGATGCTAATTAATATTATTGCAATTATTTTATCAGTACTAGGATTGCTTAATCCTGTAACTGGAGCCCTTGTTCATAACTTAGGATCAGTATTAGTAGTATTAAATGCCGCATTATTGTATGATAGAAAAATTGCTTAA
- a CDS encoding metal-sensing transcriptional repressor gives MRQCMDSDNLHKRIKKIMGQLNAIDKMVDKDIPCEDVLIQINAVKKAVHKVGQLVLEGHINHCVKDGIEHGDTEKTIKDFAKAIEHFSRMG, from the coding sequence ATGCGTCAATGTATGGATTCAGATAATTTACATAAAAGGATAAAAAAGATAATGGGACAATTAAATGCCATAGATAAAATGGTTGATAAAGATATACCTTGTGAAGATGTTTTAATTCAAATCAATGCAGTAAAAAAAGCAGTGCATAAAGTTGGACAGTTAGTATTAGAAGGTCATATAAACCATTGTGTAAAAGATGGTATTGAACATGGAGATACTGAAAAAACAATTAAAGACTTTGCAAAAGCCATTGAACATTTTTCAAGAATGGGATAA
- the thiM gene encoding hydroxyethylthiazole kinase, with protein MFNLIEKVKDVNPLVLHYTNNVTINDCANITLALGASPLMSFSYEEVEDIVKAANSVVINIGTMNSELLNLYLIAGKVANKYKKPVILDPVGVFATEARTNLTNKLLNEVKFDVVKGNVAEIKFIGGFDVKGKGVDSFDDETDCTEIIKKVAKKLECVVAATGKTDIITDGDKVYKINNGTEKLKGITGTGCMSASLIASFLGCDEDTLECATMGVLTMSLCGELADSQNPAIGSFKVNLMDEVYKLNVDKLNTYAKIEELALA; from the coding sequence ATGTTTAATTTAATTGAAAAGGTGAAAGACGTAAATCCATTAGTTTTACATTATACAAATAATGTAACTATAAATGATTGTGCTAATATAACGTTAGCATTAGGGGCAAGCCCTTTGATGAGTTTTTCATATGAGGAAGTAGAAGATATAGTAAAAGCAGCAAATTCAGTAGTTATAAACATAGGAACTATGAATTCAGAGTTATTAAACTTATATCTAATAGCAGGTAAAGTTGCTAATAAATATAAAAAGCCTGTTATATTAGATCCAGTAGGTGTATTTGCAACTGAAGCTAGAACAAATCTTACAAATAAACTTTTAAATGAAGTTAAGTTTGACGTAGTAAAAGGAAATGTGGCAGAAATTAAATTTATAGGTGGATTTGATGTAAAGGGAAAAGGTGTGGATTCATTTGATGATGAAACAGATTGTACAGAGATTATAAAAAAAGTAGCTAAGAAGTTAGAATGTGTAGTAGCAGCAACAGGAAAGACAGATATTATAACAGATGGAGATAAAGTTTATAAAATAAATAATGGAACTGAAAAACTTAAAGGAATAACTGGAACTGGTTGTATGAGTGCAAGTTTAATTGCAAGTTTCTTAGGGTGTGATGAAGACACATTAGAATGTGCCACTATGGGAGTTTTAACAATGTCTTTATGTGGTGAATTAGCTGATAGTCAAAATCCAGCTATAGGAAGCTTTAAAGTGAATTTAATGGATGAAGTATATAAATTAAATGTTGATAAATTAAATACATATGCAAAGATAGAAGAATTAGCATTAGCTTAA
- the tenA gene encoding thiaminase II: MLFTERLFEGSKDIWESYLEHPFLKEIGEGTLDKEKFRKYLIQDYLYLKEYTKVYCMGVVKSNTIREMNMFYEGADGILNDETANHISYLKGFGENMDEIEKYEYHKNNESYTSYMKNVSLAGGAKEIISVILPCTWSYNYIGLKLKENYKDCIEDSFYKSWIETYSSEGYTKFTNDWIDFTNEICKDLSEEEERNLISIFRKASIYEMDFWHMAYEGSELAYV; encoded by the coding sequence ATGTTATTTACTGAGCGTTTATTTGAAGGAAGTAAAGATATTTGGGAAAGTTATTTAGAGCATCCTTTTTTAAAAGAAATAGGAGAAGGAACTTTAGATAAAGAGAAATTTAGAAAATACCTTATACAAGATTATTTATATTTAAAAGAATATACAAAAGTGTATTGTATGGGAGTTGTGAAAAGCAACACTATAAGAGAAATGAATATGTTTTATGAAGGTGCTGATGGGATCTTAAATGATGAAACAGCAAATCATATTTCATACTTAAAAGGTTTTGGAGAAAATATGGATGAAATAGAAAAATATGAGTATCACAAAAACAATGAAAGTTATACAAGCTATATGAAAAATGTATCATTAGCAGGTGGGGCTAAGGAAATAATATCTGTAATACTTCCTTGCACATGGAGTTATAACTATATAGGACTTAAATTAAAAGAAAACTATAAAGATTGTATAGAAGATAGTTTTTATAAAAGTTGGATAGAAACTTATAGTAGTGAAGGATATACTAAGTTTACAAATGATTGGATAGATTTTACTAATGAAATATGTAAAGACCTAAGTGAGGAAGAAGAAAGAAATCTTATAAGTATATTTAGAAAAGCTAGTATATATGAAATGGACTTTTGGCATATGGCATATGAAGGGAGTGAGCTAGCTTATGTTTAA
- the thiT gene encoding energy-coupled thiamine transporter ThiT produces the protein MFNSILLVVCVVPLVLYVLKIRKYKFKTKEMVVIAMFSAMSYILSLIPFVRYPQGGGINMFSMLPLLLVSVLYSREAGLTAGLITGTISLLIGGYIMHPAQVILDYAIPDMALGLSDMFGKDDKKKIIFGSLVAILLNTTSHFLSGVFFFGQFAPEGMNPVLYSFLYNFSGHGVEGVLCVVIMALLPLANLRKVASLQ, from the coding sequence ATGTTTAATAGTATATTACTTGTAGTTTGTGTAGTTCCATTAGTTTTATATGTTTTAAAAATAAGAAAGTATAAATTTAAAACAAAAGAAATGGTTGTAATAGCAATGTTTAGTGCAATGAGTTATATATTATCATTAATTCCATTTGTAAGATATCCTCAAGGTGGAGGAATTAACATGTTCTCAATGTTACCATTGTTATTGGTATCAGTTTTATATTCAAGAGAGGCAGGACTTACAGCCGGTCTTATAACAGGAACTATAAGCTTATTAATAGGCGGATACATAATGCACCCTGCTCAAGTTATCTTAGATTATGCTATTCCTGATATGGCACTAGGTCTTAGTGATATGTTTGGAAAAGATGATAAGAAAAAAATTATATTTGGTAGTTTAGTTGCAATATTATTAAATACAACGTCACACTTCTTATCTGGAGTATTTTTCTTTGGTCAATTTGCACCAGAAGGAATGAACCCCGTACTTTATTCATTCTTATACAACTTCTCAGGTCATGGAGTAGAAGGAGTACTTTGCGTAGTTATAATGGCATTACTTCCATTAGCTAATTTAAGAAAAGTTGCAAGTTTACAATAA
- a CDS encoding MarR family winged helix-turn-helix transcriptional regulator has translation MDSNDILDLIRNIALFRKNYTTFIGKNLIDLEITNSEFSYLKEVINFNGIPQDELIRNLSIDKAAATRMAQSLEKKDLIKRVRNENNKRFFNVFLTKKGTEYIDITNKILTDFYNISFKNTNDNSFEELKHILKQINKDFI, from the coding sequence TTGGATAGTAATGATATATTAGATTTAATAAGAAACATAGCTTTGTTTAGAAAAAATTACACAACATTTATAGGTAAAAATCTTATTGATTTAGAGATAACTAATTCTGAGTTTTCTTACTTAAAAGAAGTGATAAATTTTAATGGCATTCCTCAAGATGAGTTAATTCGAAATTTATCTATCGATAAGGCTGCTGCAACTAGGATGGCTCAGTCTTTAGAAAAAAAAGATTTGATAAAAAGAGTTAGAAATGAGAATAACAAGAGATTTTTCAATGTTTTTTTAACTAAAAAAGGAACAGAATATATAGATATTACAAATAAAATACTTACTGATTTTTACAATATTTCTTTTAAGAATACAAATGATAATAGTTTTGAAGAATTAAAACACATATTAAAGCAAATAAATAAAGACTTTATTTAA